In a single window of the Vitis vinifera cultivar Pinot Noir 40024 chromosome 6, ASM3070453v1 genome:
- the LOC132252602 gene encoding uncharacterized protein LOC132252602: MVSYSITYKNMKSDPLPSTQLHEAASNGLSLSFDPPIADFVTFKGFSLGHYALGVAVKQVLMHEIEKKKILQGSMSKTMHSTDGKRRENWAMTTEEKSRAQSGNVSHAAGCAENNIETTKSKASTSIVSSASGSSGSAEASVKLKSSRDVKKPPRGSTFFDRFKKLSSKGSQTTNLIQELVTLERDSRPLLFKFNEGFTNAVKRPVQTREFLL; this comes from the exons ATGGTGTCCTATTCAATAACATACAAGAACATGAAATCTGATCCTCTACCTAGTACCCAGCTACATGAAGCAGCTTCAAATGGCTTGTCACTTTCCTTTGATCCCCCAATTGCTGACTTTGTCACCTTCAAG GGATTTAGTTTGGGTCATTATGCTCTTGGTGTAGCTGTCAAACAGGTTTTGATGCATGAG atagaaaagaaaaaaattttgcAAGGAAGCATGAGCAAAACTATGCATTCAACTGATGGAAAACGCAGAGAGAACTGGGCAATGACAACGGAGGAAAAGAGCCGAGCTCAATCTGGCAATGTTAGTCATGCAGCTGGATGTGCTGAGAACAACATAGAAACAACAAAGAGTAAGGCTAGTACTTCCATCGTTTCGTCAGCCTCTGGTTCTAGTGGAAGTGCAGAAGCTAGTGTAAAACTAAAATCTTCTAGAGATGTGAAGAAGCCTCCTAGGGGCTCTACTTTCTTTGATAG GTTCAAAAAGTTGAGCAGCAAAGGTTCTCAAACTACTAACCTCATCCAAGAGCTAGTAACACTGGAGAGAGATTCACGTCCTCTGCTATTTAAGTTTAACGAG